The Canis lupus familiaris isolate Mischka breed German Shepherd chromosome 14, alternate assembly UU_Cfam_GSD_1.0, whole genome shotgun sequence DNA window atcTTTCATTGAAAAACAAATTGCTTCCAATCTGATGTATgaaaattttatctcattttttgaaaatttgtgtaTTTGTGATTATTAGtgaggttgagcacctgtctaTGTATTTTTAACCTGTTTATATATCTTATGggaatttcatgtttttaaaaaattttattacataaattaaCCCATTTATTAGAGGCTACCAATGTTTCAAATGGTGGAGCTTCTACTGGTCTTTCAACTCCTTTAGTCGTCTGATGGCAGACTTTACTGTGACGGCAGAAGTGCTGTTGTACGTCCAGGTGCCACCAGCTACCGTCATCATGCAGGAGCCACAACGCCAGATGCCCACAGTTCGCCTTTTCATCTTGGTTTTGCCACAGAAGGAGCAGGTGTACTTGGCGTGCTGGCTAATTTCAATCATCTTCTCCATTTTCCTGAGGGAGGCACCATAACGGGTTCGGTATTTACCTACGATTCTGATCTTCTTGGTACGGTTAGCCATGTCGCTAACAACCGGTTCTGAGCCCAGAGCAGAAAAGcagaatttcatatttattttatttgcatcaATGTCTGCTGaactacacatttttttcatagtttgcaGATGGAGAATATTTTTGCTTTCACATGGGTTGcaaatgtatcatttattttccttctttattttctccttaggaAGTCCTTTCTAACCTGATGTTAAATATCATTCAAATATGCTGTATTGTAATAGTTTGGCAGTTTTGTATTGTCTCCTTATATCTTTTTAGTCCATGtgaaacatattttgtattgTCATATGATGTAGAATATGAATCCTTCCCCAAAATGATAGCCATATTTctcaatatgatttttttctataacccataaatattgattcaaaatatcatatttattatacataaattcttatttcttagCTTTCTATCtaatctacttatttattcatttatctgtaaCATGCTTCTTTTATcatgataattatttttccctttaacttCTGCAATGACAGGtcttcactaaatattttttccagaattt harbors:
- the LOC106559663 gene encoding 60S ribosomal protein L37a-like — encoded protein: MANRTKKIRIVGKYRTRYGASLRKMEKMIEISQHAKYTCSFCGKTKMKRRTVGIWRCGSCMMTVAGGTWTYNSTSAVTVKSAIRRLKELKDQ